A stretch of Lathyrus oleraceus cultivar Zhongwan6 chromosome 6, CAAS_Psat_ZW6_1.0, whole genome shotgun sequence DNA encodes these proteins:
- the LOC127095563 gene encoding secreted RxLR effector protein 161-like: protein MDSCKDIATPIGSGTYLDQDESGTPIDITKYRGMIGSLLYLTASRPDIMFSVCLCARFQASPKESHISAVRRIMKYLKGTSDVGLWCPKGSICSLVGFYDADYTGCKTDRKSTSGTCHIFGNALVSWSCKKQASVALSTAEAEYIAAGSCCSQILWLKQQLRDYGINLGSIALKCDNTSAINISNNPIMHSRTKYIDIRHYFLRDHVLKGDIEISFIDTQNQLANIFTKPLSRDAFYKIRRDLGILSESDI, encoded by the coding sequence ATGGATTCTTGTAAAGATATAGCCACTCCGATAGGATCAGGGACATATCTTGATCAGGATGAATCCGGAACACCAATTGACATAACtaaatatcgaggtatgattggttccttATTATATCTAACGGCTAGTCGACCTGATATTATGTTTAGTGTTTGTTTATGTGCTCGATTTCAAGCATCTCCAAAGGAATCTCATATCTCCGCTGTAAGGAGAATAATGAAGTATCTTAAAGGAACATCCGATGTCGGTTTATGGTGCCCCAAAGGTAGTATATGTAGTCTTGTTGGTTTTTATGATGCAGATTATACAGGATGCAAAACAGACAGAAAAAGCACGAGTGGAACCTGTCACATTTTTGGAAATGCACTAGTCTCGTGGTCGTGTAAAAAGCAAGCGAGTGTGGCTCTCAGCACCGCTGAAGCAGAATACATTGCCGCTGGTAgttgttgttctcaaattctttgGTTAAAGCAACAACTTCGCGACTATGGTATAAACCTTGGAAGCATTGCTCTCAAATGCGACAACACaagtgccatcaatatttcaaaTAATCCGATAATGCATTCAAGAACCAAGTATATAGACATACGTCATTACTTCCTAAGGGATCACGTTCTCAAAGGCGACATCGAAATATCCTTCATTGATACCCAAAATCAACTCGCAAATATCTTCACTAAACCATTGTCAAGAGATGCATTCTATAAAATCAGAAGGGATCTTGGTATTTTAAGCGAAAGTGACATTTAA